A single window of uncultured Methanospirillum sp. DNA harbors:
- a CDS encoding ATP-binding cassette domain-containing protein — MNPILEISGVSFRYLGKNNALRDITFPIESKAKIALVGANGAGKSTLLLMLNGMLRPDAGEIRFHGELLKYSRTSLRNLRQKIGFVFQDADRQIIAPTVWQDVAFGPANLEYSREKIESVVLTALHQVGLEGFERRPPHQLSGGEKKRVAIAGILAMDPEVLILDEPTSMLDPAGSEDIMDLLEELHHQGKTIIISTHDVELAYSWADTIILMEKGEIIARGTPEQAFADKELVRRARLKMPVIVELYTELIRRGVRNDSQMPRSILDMIRIIECDRHGGMQLHSHGCGVITVVDVALADQEMIKRIVEDKEIRTIGAMGSRAKICARQWGVIPDYTYAVIDKCILHAMNGRRSLILTSGGMVPRVVERVQEFNSENKRTIQVITGLNNNLSEVPDNLVSTTFEQTH; from the coding sequence ATGAATCCTATTTTGGAGATCTCTGGTGTTTCATTCAGGTACCTGGGAAAGAATAATGCACTACGGGATATCACCTTCCCGATTGAGTCAAAAGCAAAGATCGCTCTGGTCGGGGCAAATGGGGCAGGGAAATCAACACTTCTCCTGATGCTTAATGGAATGCTTCGTCCGGATGCCGGAGAAATCCGGTTTCATGGAGAACTCCTGAAATACTCCCGCACCTCACTCCGAAATTTACGACAGAAGATCGGGTTCGTTTTTCAGGATGCCGACCGTCAGATCATAGCGCCGACAGTATGGCAGGATGTGGCATTCGGGCCTGCAAATCTTGAATATTCGCGGGAAAAAATTGAATCCGTTGTGCTCACCGCTCTCCATCAGGTCGGGCTTGAAGGATTTGAAAGGAGGCCTCCTCATCAATTATCAGGAGGAGAAAAGAAGAGAGTAGCTATTGCAGGCATTCTTGCAATGGATCCTGAAGTTCTCATCCTTGATGAACCAACCAGCATGCTCGATCCTGCAGGATCAGAAGATATCATGGATCTTCTCGAGGAACTTCACCATCAGGGAAAGACTATCATCATATCAACCCATGATGTCGAACTTGCATATTCATGGGCTGATACGATCATCCTGATGGAAAAAGGGGAGATCATAGCAAGAGGAACTCCTGAACAGGCATTTGCGGACAAGGAACTGGTCCGCCGGGCACGGCTTAAAATGCCGGTGATCGTAGAGTTATATACTGAACTGATCCGGCGTGGTGTCAGAAACGATTCTCAGATGCCGCGTTCCATCCTTGATATGATCAGGATTATTGAATGTGATCGCCATGGGGGAATGCAACTCCATAGTCATGGATGTGGTGTGATCACAGTGGTTGATGTGGCACTGGCTGATCAGGAGATGATCAAAAGAATTGTTGAGGATAAGGAGATTCGGACAATTGGAGCGATGGGAAGCAGGGCAAAGATCTGTGCCCGCCAATGGGGTGTGATCCCTGATTATACCTATGCGGTCATCGACAAATGTATCCTTCATGCCATGAATGGAAGAAGATCCCTGATCCTGACATCGGGCGGGATGGTTCCGAGGGTTGTAGAAAGGGTACAGGAGTTCAACTCAGAAAATAAAAGGACTATTCAGGTGATCACCGGTTTGAATAACAACCTCTCTGAAGTTCCAGACAATCTGGTGTCTACCACATTTGAACAAACGCACTAA
- the cbiT gene encoding precorrin-6Y C5,15-methyltransferase (decarboxylating) subunit CbiT yields MNTDIPGRPPAGGPTKDEILAISLFKLNLSPDDIFADLGCGTGRVSLEAAPLVKRVLAVDRRVEACTWTEREAQANEISNVSVFHEDVRTFLSTVDHLDSVFVGGSQGLGEMIDALAQLKVRSLVINAVMLETVNTAVSYLKKHGLFREVVMAQISRSYSIGSGIMLKPLDPVFIICGGTGC; encoded by the coding sequence ATGAATACTGATATACCAGGCAGGCCACCTGCAGGGGGTCCCACCAAGGATGAAATCCTTGCAATCTCCCTATTTAAACTGAATCTTTCTCCTGATGATATCTTTGCAGATCTCGGCTGTGGGACCGGTCGGGTATCCCTTGAGGCGGCACCGCTGGTGAAACGGGTTCTTGCTGTTGATCGACGTGTCGAGGCATGTACCTGGACCGAACGGGAAGCACAGGCAAACGAAATCTCTAATGTATCAGTATTTCATGAGGATGTCAGAACATTTCTCTCAACTGTGGACCATCTGGATAGTGTCTTTGTAGGAGGATCACAGGGGCTTGGTGAAATGATAGATGCCCTCGCGCAACTCAAAGTTCGATCCCTGGTAATCAACGCAGTGATGCTTGAAACCGTCAATACTGCAGTATCTTATCTGAAGAAGCACGGTTTGTTCAGGGAGGTCGTCATGGCACAAATATCCCGAAGTTACTCAATTGGATCAGGCATCATGCTCAAACCGCTTGATCCGGTCTTTATTATCTGTGGTGGTACCGGATGCTGA